From a single Excalfactoria chinensis isolate bCotChi1 unplaced genomic scaffold, bCotChi1.hap2 Scaffold_85, whole genome shotgun sequence genomic region:
- the LOC140265401 gene encoding olfactory receptor 14J1-like: MSNSSSISEFLLLPLADTRQLQLLHFWLLLGIYLAALLGNGLISTAVACDRRLHTPMYFFLLNLALLDLGCISTTLPKAMANALWDTRAISYAGCAAQVFFFFFFMSAEYSLLTIMSYDRYVAICKPLHYGTLMDSRACATMAAAAWGTGVLISLLHTASTFSLPLCQGNVVNQFFCEVPQILKLSCSASYLREVVLLFFGSSLVFGCFVFIVVSYVQIFKTVLRMPSEQGRHKAFSTCLPHLAVVSLLVITGIFAYLKPPSLSSPSMDLLVALLYSVVPPAVNPLIYSMRSQEVKDAVMKMMTKCVSQILNCPSFRIHAFY, translated from the coding sequence atgtccaacagcagctccatcagcgagttcctcctgctgccgttggcagacacgcggcagctgcagctcctgcacttctggctcttgctgggcatctacctggctgccctcctgggcaacggcctcatcagcacagccgtagcctgcgaccgccgcctgcacacccccatgtacttcttcctgctcaacctggccctcctcgacctgggctgcatctccaccactctccccaaagccatggccaacgccctctgggacaccagggccatctcctatgcaggatgtgctgcacaggtcttcttcttctttttcttcatgtcagcagagtattctcttctcaccatcatgtcctatgaccgctacgttgccatctgcaagcccctgcactacgggaccttgatggacagcagagcttgtgccaccatggcagcagctgcctgggggaCTGGGGTTCtcatttccctgctgcacactgccagtacgttttcactgcctctctgccaaggcaatgttgtcaaccagtttttctgtgaggtcccccagatcctcaagctctcctgctcagcctcctatctcagggaagttgtgcttctcttttttggttccagtttagtctttgggtgctttgttttcatagttgtgtcctatgtgcagatcttcaagaccgtgctgaggatgccctctgagcagggaaggcacaaagccttctccacgtgcctccctcacctggctgtggtctcttTGCTTGTCATCACTGGcatttttgcctacctgaaacccccctctctctcttccccatccatggacctgctggtggcacttctgtactctgtggtacctccagcagtgaaccccctcatctacagcatgaggagccaggaagtcaaggatgcagtgatgaaaatgatgacaaaatgtGTTTCACAAATATTGAACTGCCCTTCTTttagaattcatgctttttaCTGA